In Leclercia pneumoniae, the genomic window TCGCCTGCGCGCAGCTGGCGCTGGTTAATCATTGAAAAAAATGCCTGCTCAAATAATCGGTTTTGTTCGGCCAGCGGGGCCGCGTCGCAGGTGAAGCCATCCTCGCTGGTGGGCTGACGGATAATCACATAGTCATTGTTCACCTGGGCCAGTACGCCGCGGGTGCACAGGTGAGACTGGATGTGACGAACGGTGGTGCGACTAATGTTATACATCTCTGCCAGCGCGCTTTGCGACGGCAGCGGCGAGGGAATATGCCCCCGTGATATATCGTCGATGACCTGGTTAATCACGTTATGACGCAAATTTTGTGAGCGGCTCATACGGGCTCCTTTTGTCGTTGGAGGGGCATTAAAACCCTATTTAAAACGGCTTTATGCGCGTGATTTCACATTTCAGCTTTTTGCCTGCCCGTTATTTCTTATTTTCATCAATATCTGAATCCACAAAAAAACGGGAGGCAAAAAAATGGCAACAATGAATACGCTGGTGTGTCAGGAACCAAAAAAACTTATTTGGGCGCAGCGAGACATTCCCGTGGCGGGCGAAAACGAAGCGCTAATAAAAATAAAAACCGTCGGGATTTGTGGCACCGATATTCACGCCTGGGGTGGGAATCAACCCTTTTTTAATTACCCCCGGGTGTTAGGCCATGAAATATGTGGCGAGGTCATTAGCGTGGGGGAAAATATTCGTACGCTGCGCCCGGGGCAACAGGTGGCGGTGATCCCCTATGTGGCTTGTCAGCGCTGTCCCGCCTGCCTGAGCGGCAGGACCAACTGCTGCGAGGCGATTTCGGTCATTGGCGTGCATCAGGATGGCGGCTTCTGCGAGTATCTCGCCGTACCCGTTACTAATTTGCTGCTGGCAGAGGGCATCGACCCCGAAGCGGCGGCGTTGATTGAGCCTTTCGCCATCAGCGCCCATGCGGTCCGCCGTGCGGCCGTACAGCCCGGCGATGCGGTGCTGGTGGTAGGGGCCGGGCCCATTGGGCTGGGGGCGGCGGCGATTGCCCATGCGGATGGCGCCCGGGTGGTCGTTGCGGATACCAGCATTTCCAGGCGTGAACATGTTGCCGGATCTCTTGGCCTGTCGACGGTTGACCCTGTGGCGGCGGACTTTACCGACCAGCTACGGGCGCACTTTGACGGGGCGCTGGCGCAGACGGTGATCGACGCTACCGGCAACCCGCACGCCATGAACAACAGCGTGAACTTGATTCGTCACGGGGGGAGCATTGTTTTCGTCGGCCTGTTTAAGGGCGATCTCTGTTTTTCGGATCCCGAATTTCACAAGAAAGAGACCACCCTGATGGGCAGCCGGAATGCCACCGCAGAGGATTTTGCAAAGGTCGGCAGGCTGATGGCGGAGGGCAAGCTGAGCGCAGACATGATGTTGACGCACCGCTACGCTTTTCACGAGCTGGCAGAGAGTTACGAACCGGGGGTGATCAATAATCGTCAGCTGATTAAAGGGGTGATTGCCTTTTAACGTCTTGCCATACAGCGCCCGGGGTGGTGTTGGGCGCTGTTTTTTTATTGCCGCGCAGGAGAGGCAGTCCTCTCCTGCGGTTAGCCTTCGGCGTTGACGATTTTAATCTCCACCATCCCAATCCCCAACTGGCGCGGAGAGTGACCGAGGATATTGCCCTCGTTAGTGGACTGCGGATCCGGCGGTACAATGACCAGGGTGCTGCTGCGTGAAGGGTTGTCGAAATGCAGCGTGGTGGTGGTCACCTCGTTGCCGAGCTTCAGGGTCTGCTCGCTCTGGCCAATCCTCACCGGGATAGGGCGATTAGCATTGGGGCCAAAGGCCTTAGCGGTGATGACCAGGTCAAACTTCGCCGGCAGGGGCTGGTTATATTCAATCTTCACTTCGTCGCCCAGTTGGGCATTAGACCAGCGGCCCCAGGATTCCGGACGCGAGATGCCGCTGAACTGCTTCACCTCTTCTGGCGCACCGGCGACGTTAAAGACAAAGCTGTCGGCTTTGTAGCGAATGTCGTTATCGGCCACCTTCAGCATCTCGACGTTGCGGTTATAGCGATCGGTGCTGATGACCGTATCCTTAAACGCCGTTTTACCCTGCCACTGAGGCTTGTCCACACGCTGAATGCTCTGCTCCCCACCCAACTGGCCCTGGGAGACGCACCAGTCGGTAGAGAGCGCCAGCGGCTGTGACCAGAGCTGGCCCATCTTGTAGCAGCGATCGACCCAGACGAAGTTATCGCGCGGAGCAAAATCTGCCAGCTGGTAGCGTAGCGGTGCGGAGTATTCGCTCTCTGGCAGCGGCTCGACGCGCTTATCTGAGACGCGCAGCAGCAGCGGCAGGCGGAAATGGCTGCCGGAGAAGGCCATCATATTTTTATCGCTATCGACGGTGAACGCTTTTAGCTCTTTCGGGAAGTTCCACAGGCGGATGACATCCGGTTTCCAGGCCAGCACTTTCTCTTTCATATTGAGGAAAATTTCTGACAAGGATTGCCCTGACAGGCTGCTGCGGCCCAGACCGATGAAGTTATCGCCGCCGAGAATATCCAGCACCGTAGCGCCGTTATCCATGGTGTTGCGCTTCACGGCGAGCGTCTCCTGCTGCGGCTTATCGCCGCGCAGCACGAAGAACAGATTGCTGCGATCTTGTTTATTCAGCTCGTCCCAGGCGGTATTTTTCATCGCCAGATGATCGGAAGAGACCACAATCACCGTGTTTTTAAAGTACGGCGAGGCTTTGATTTTCTCGATCAGCGCTGCAATGTGCTCCTGGCTACAGCCAACGGCACTAAACGACTGGTTCGGTTTGCCATCAATGGCATAGCTCTTGCGCTGGCAGGTGCGGGAGATAAAGCCATCCGGGTGATGGGTATCCACCGTCAGGGCGAATAGCGAGAAACGCTTACCGGACCTGGACAGCGCTTCGAATTTTTTCCATGTCTCGTCCAGGACCGTATCATCGTAAAAGCCCCAGTCGTTGCGATAGCTCGGGTCGGCGACGGTGGTTTTTAACTCCTCGGCCCCGTAGAGATGGTCGAAACCGTGAGATTTCAAAAAGACATCTTTCCCGGCAAAGCGCAGGTTGGCGCCCTGCATAAAATAGTTCTCATAGCCGGAGTTTTTCAGGATGTCGCCCAGGCAGATATTTTGCGGGAAGAAACTCGATACCGAGGCCGAGGCATTGCCCTCAAACGGAGCGAACAGCGGGATACCGCACTGGGAGGCCACCATGCCCGCAATGGTGTAATCGGTACCCGGCAGCTGAGCGGTATGGCTGAAATCAATCCCTTCATTTTTGATCGCCCCTAACTCCGGCGCCAGATCCGGGAAGGCGTCGTTGTCAAAGTAGGTGCGCTCCAGGCTTTCGCCATAGATATAAACGAGGTTCAGTTTGGGGTTGGGGATGGTTTTTGCGGGCTCTTTGTACCAGGCGGCAAAATCGGGGTCACCGTCGCGAGACTGGGATTTTACCAGCTCGGTGATCTGATTAAATGCCGGGCTGGCATCCACAGAGCCCAATGCCAGTACCAGCGCCAGCAGACTATAGCCAAGATGGTGCGGATGGTGGCGACGACGGCGCAACACCCAGCCCAACAGACCAAACACCAAGACCAGTGTGGTAGCGATCCCGATACCGGGAAGTATGTACTTACTAACCCCTGCGCCTGTAAGACTATTGGTCAGGGTATAAAGAACGGCATCGTTAATGCCATCGCCAGTAAAGTAATCGCTGGCGTACAGGGTAATATTTAAAACAACAAAAAGTCCCAGCACCAGCAGCGTGGCAATAAACCACCAGGTGTTGCGGCCCGCTTTCCAGGCATAAACCATTACCGAAGCGAGAAACAGGGCAAAAGAAAGTAACTCTGACAACAGCTTATCCTCAACGATTGCAGCCGCGGGTTAACAAACCAACTGTCTATTTTTTGGGTAATACAATGTAATTGCGATGCCATGTAGCTGCAATTCTAGTGTCATCAAATTGTGCTGTTGTTAGGATTTGGTTTAGATATTGCAAACTTTGAGCGCCGTCTCATCCCTCGATACGGGGGCTCAGGCAATGTCAGGCAGGGGAAATAAAGCGTGCACGCCGCGAGGTGAGCGTAAGCTGTTAATCGCGGCGTGATGTCGTCAAAAAGGGGGAGGTTCAGGAGAGGAAGTTAAGTCCCTGCTTCAATACTAAATCGCAGGCTTTGGTTTTGACCTTTTTACCCAGCGCGGAGTCGCCCAGCGTGTTCAGATTCAGCTGCTGACCATTCTGTGCATTCAGTAGACCCTGAATACCGTCCATAAAATTGGTATCTTCTTTCTGCTCTTGCGTATCCAGACCCAGCTTACCCAGAACCTGGTTTTTAATATTCTGCGTGTCGGTGACCGACGCTAGTTTCTGTTTCGCACAATACTCCAGGATCCCGGCGGCGTTGTTCATGGTACCCGCGCTCAGGCTCTGGTTACTGTTGCCCAGCAGGCCGGTCAGGGTACCGGCTGAGAGGCCGCCGCTTTCTGAACCGCTGCTTTTGGAAAGTTCGCTGGCGGCACTGGAGAGCGAATCCTGCCAGGATGCGGCGTGGGCGGAACCCAGAACTAACGTGGCGCTTAATACGGCGCTGAGAAGAGATGCTGTTTTCATAAGACTTACTCAAAGAGTTGGGGCGGAAGTGGGGCCAGTATAAACCCCACGGCCAGACACTTCCCGGGTAGATTTCTTAATACTCCTTCCCGGTGACACGGCTACGGTAACTCTCCCAGTCAAATATCACGTACAGGCTGTTGCCGAGCTTCATGCGATCCATAACGCGTTCACCCAGCAGACGGGTCATCTCATCGATGTTGTGGTTGGTCAGCATGCCGGTGGGGCGCTTGGAGGAGGAGCGGCGATCGACAATCTGGTTGATGATCACTTTCTCATAACGGGATTCGGTCTGGACGCCAATTTCATCAATGACCAGCAGGTCGACGTTGCTCAGATCGTTGAGTAACTGCTCTTCACTGGTTTCGCGATTGCTGAAGGTGTCTTTCATTGCCGACATAATATCGGCTACGGTGATGATCAGCACCGACTTACCGCGCAGCAGCAACTCGTTGCAGATGGCCGCAGCAAGATGATTTTTGCCGGTGCCGGGTTTGCCGCTAAAGATAAAGCTCGCGATATTCCCGTCGAACTCTTCCACGTACTGACGCGCCTGCGTCAGCGCCGCCAGTTGCCCCTGGCTCTCTACCTTATAGTTTTCAAACGAGCAGTTCTGATGCAGCGGGCGAATGCCGGAGCGGTTAAAAGTGCGCTGCATTTTCATGGCCCGGTTTTCGCGGGCCAGCGCCGCGGCGCGGATCTCACCTTGCTCTTTTTGCCACGCCAGAAGCTCTTCGCCGGTGGTAAACGCCGGTTTCACGTTCGCCGGCATGATCTTCTGCAGGCGTTTCATCAGTTCGCCGAACTCTTTCATTTGGCACCTCGGAATCCGTGGGGGATCTGTTTATCCGGTTCTGAAAATGAATTGATATCGCGTCTGGACTGGCCGCCATTGCTGGCGCGGTTGATCTGTACGCTGCGCGCCAGTTTTTGTTGCCATTGAATATGGTGAAAAACTTTGCCTTCAGCCTGCCAGTAAGCTGTAAACGCCGCCAGCTCTTCCGGCGTGACGGGCTGGGTGAGGGCAATGCCCCACAAGGCCGCCTGACGCTGAAAATCGGGATCCGGCTGCCAGCCGGCATACATGGCAAATTTGCCCATCGGTACGGCGACCGGGGCGCTGGTAGGTTCTTCGAAAAATTGCGTATCCAGGGTGACATCGCTGGCCGGGCGGGCAACCCGCGCTTCGGTTTCCAACAACTGCGCCAGACGTTCCGGGGTAATGGCGTAAAAAGCAGGCGCATTATCGACAAAGACCGCGATGGCGCCGCCTTCGGCATTGGCCAGCACGCCACGAGGATCGTGCGTGAGGGCATCAAGGCCAGTGACGCGGGTTGTCAGGATTCTGGAGGACATAGCACTTTCTCAACTGGATTACTGCGGGCGTGATTGCAGCACATAGTAGCACAGAGAGAAGGGGGGATGAATGTGCCCTTATCCAGAGGATAAGGGCAGCCAGCGGATTACGCGATGATGTTGAGAGTCACATCAATGTTGCCGCGCGTTGCGTTGGAGTAAGGGCAGACAATGTGGGCCGCATCGACCAGTTTTTTCGCTTCTGCCTGATCCATACCTGGCAGGTGAATGTTCAGTTTGGCTTCAATCCCGAAACCGGTCGGCAGCGGACCGATACCCACTTCGCCTTCAATAAAGGCCTCTTTCGGCATGCTGATTTTGTCACGACCCGCAACAAACTTCATGGCACCGAGGAAGCAGGCGGAGTAACCCGCAGCAAACAGCTGCTCTGGGTTGGTGGCTTCGCCGCCCGCGCCGCCCATCTCTTTGGGTACGCCCAGTTTAACATCCAGAACGCCATCGGAAGAGGTAGCACGGCCGTCACGGCCTCCGGTAGCGGTCGCTTTGGCGGTGTAGACAACTTTTTCTAAAGACATGGCAGGTTCCTTATCTTGTGTTTTGCTTGTTATTTAATAGCGAGCGATTTAGTTACGTGTGGCAAACATATAAACTATAGCTTCACGCGCGGTGAAGCTGATGACGTAATTGTTCCAGCTGCTGTTTCAGGACGGATAGCGTGTCGACATCACACTGGGCTGCGCAGCCTACGGCATTGGGAATACCCAGCGCCTGCTGTTGCAGGTCAGTACCTGCTTCAGTAAGGGTGACGGCCACCTGACGCTCATCCTGGCGCGAGCGCTGGCGAACGATTAAGCCCGCAACCTCAAGACGCTTTAACAGCGGCGTTAAGGTGGCGGAATCCAGAAAGAGACGTTCACCAATATCCGACACGGTAATGTCATCCTGCTCCCACAACACCAGCATCACCAGATATTGCGGGTAGGTGAGATTAAGCGGCGCCAGCAGTTGCCGATAGAGCTTGTTCAGCGCCAGGTTCGCCGAATAGAGGGCGAAACAGAGCTGGTTATCCAGCAACAGCGCAGCGGTGTTATCAGTGGGTGTCGTTTTCATGTCTTCAATATAGATAGTGCGCAATTTAATTGCAAGCGATTTTATGGGCAGGTATAACGCAGGGCGACCTGGACCGCCATCTTACGGTAGTGCTCACGTTGGGCCTGCTCGTCTGCCCCCTCTTCAAAGAGTAGGGTAAAGGTGTAACTGTTCGCCACATAATGAAAGCTAAAACTGCTGATCAAACGGTGCAGATCCCGGGCATCCACGCTCTGGTTAAACAGCTGTTTTGCTTTGCCGCGCGTGAGGATGGCCTCCAGCAGTTCCAGTGCGCTGCGGTTGACCTGCCGCAAATAGCTGGATTGCTGCATAAAGCGGCCACGCTGCATATTCTCCATGCAGATGATGCGAATATAGTCCGGGTGATCGGCGTGGTAATCGAAGGTGGTCTCCACCAGATGCGCCAGCGCTTCGACGGGAGGCATGCCATCGAGGCTCAACTGTCTTTCACTGGCGCGGATCTGGGTATAGACATACTCCAGCACCAGCAAATAGAGATTCTCTTTATTTTTATAATGGTAAACCACCATGCGCTTGGTGGTACCTGCCTTCTCGGCAATCTGCTCCATACGCGCGCCGTTCAGGCCGTATTCGGCGAACAGGGCGATGGCGCTGAGGAAAATTTTGTCTTTCAGGCTGGATTCGTCAGTGATTTCGCCAGCTTCGCTGTCAGGGTATGCCACATCGCTTCCTTTTATTGCCGGGTGGGTCAGGCGATTATCTCTGGGGCCGACCGGGAACACAAATTTCATACCCGAGGACGTTTTCGATATAACCACAAACCGGGGATCGACAGGCCAATGGAGAGCGCGCCGACAATCGAGGAGGCCTTCAGGAAGTTTGTCAGCAACATAATCATCTGGGGCTCGCTGTAACCGAGATGGCTAATTTTGACCGCCGAGATCATCGCCGTGTAGGCCGAAATGCCGGGAAACATCGGAATGACCGCGGCGACGGTAAACACCTTCGGATGGGCCAGATACCAGCGCGACCACTGGATGCCAATGCTGCCGACCAGAATCGCGGCGATAAAGGTTGCCCATTCAATATTGAGTCCGGCTGTCATCATCACCATTCGTGAACCATGCCCGATAGCCCCCAGTAAGGCGCACCAGGCCAGCGCACGCTGGGGGACGTTAAAGACCATGGCAAAGCCGACAGCCGGAATTGCCGCCAGCAGCATATCCTGCGCTAACGCCAATAAGAACGTGATTACGCCCATCCGCGAAGTCCCCATAAGGTCATGGCCGTCACGACGCCAATACAGGTGGCAAGCGTGAGTAAGCTGGCGATTGCCCAACGGGCAAGGCCGGTATTGATATGGCCTTTGAACATGTCGGCCACGGCGTTGATCAGCGGAAAGCCAGGCACCAGCAGAAGCACGCTGGCGGCCATCGCGATAGTGGGTGTACTGGCGAAGCCGGGTAGCCGCAGCAGCAGGCCGGAGACGGTTGTTGCCACAAAGGCGGTGATGCAGAAGTTGATCTGCGGGTGAATCTGTCGGTGGGTAAGGACCTGACGCACATACATCGCCAACGCGCTGGCGGCAAAGGTAATGGCAGCCCCGTCCCAGCCGCCTTTATTGAGCACGCAGAAACAGGCGCAGGAGAGCCCCACCATCAGCACTACCAGCCAACGGGGGTAGCGGAGCGGTTTAATTTGGTTAAAGCGCTTTTCAACATCTTTGCCATCCAGCAGCTTGTGCTCGGCCATGATGACGATATGTTGTACCTCGGTCACCACGTGCATGTTGATTCCACGATCGTGATTTTTGCGCGTAGAGGTGAGGCAGTGGCCCTCTTTGATGGTGGTCAGCACAATGGCATTGGAGGAGATGGCGCTTTCGACGCTGTCCATGCCCAGCGCCAGCCCCAGGCGGGTGGACAACTCCTCAACAAGCGTGCTTTCCGCACCGTGCTGTAATAAAAACAGACCGCACTGAATACACAGCCGCGTCGTTGCGCGCTGCGATGACTGATCTACCTGCATGGATTACCCTGACGATGGTGATGCCTGAAAGCCCGTAATGGTTACTTTTACAACACATCGCTGTAACGCCGGTGCTGAGGCAGATCAAACTTTCGGCTATCGGTATTTTATTTTTCGCGTTATTAATGGCGTTATTAATTCTGGATTTTTATATGATTAATCTATCCATTCCGCTTTTTGTTATATTTAGAATTTCTAACTTCACCTTTTTAAAATGATCAGTGATAGTACATTATCAAATTCGGCAGGGTGTGCGATATTGTAAGCGACTTTTGCGGTGTATAAAAACAGGATGCACTACTTTATCGAGGATGCGATAAAGATAACGGCGTTTGATCAACGTCAGGAAAGGACTCAAAACAAAAATGACGCCAATAAGTTGTCAGCACGCAATTATTATCAGTAAATTACCGGTAATGCAAACGGGCTTAGGTTGTATTATCTCACGTAATTTGCCTGATTATGAAGTTTCCTATTGCCGCTCTCAGGAAGAGCTTACACTTCTTCAATTACGTCGGGCGAATGTTGTTATTGCCGATATCTCCGGGGATCAACGTAACCCGCGTCGAATTTGCGAAGAATATTATTCTTTGCAGAATCATTACCGTGATATTCACTGGATATTTTTAGTTTCACGCCGGGTCTATCCCTGTGCGGTAGAGCTTCTGTTACGACCAGAGAGTTCATTGCTTTCAGATATCGAGCCCATTGAGGGCGTGATTAACGCCATTCGTGGCGGAAGCCAGAGTGCAGAACGCATTAGCCAGACGCTGCTAAAACCGGAGCTGGAGGAACTCGACGAAAGTCGGGATGAGGTGATGTTGACTCACTCTGAACGCAAGGTGTTACGCCTGCTTGGAAAAGGCTGGGGCATAAATCAAATTGCCGCCTTGCTTAAAAAAAGCAACAAAACGGTCAGTGCCCAAAAAAATAGCGCCATGAGGCGACTGTCATTACGCAGTAATGCCGAAATGTACGCGTGGATTAACAGTAACAAGGGAATGAAAGAGCTGAATCTTTTTTCAGCCTATGGAGAACAGGACGAATGGAAAAGAGCGCCGTTAAGAGACCTATCGCTATCGTCGAAAAGTGCACAATGAGTGCCGTTGGTCTGGAACATCTGTTTTCCAGCCCGACTCTTAAAAATTATCATCCCTCTATTTTCAGCGATATTGCGCAATTTAATGAAGCACTTGAGACTATTCCATTTTCAGCACTTATCTATTCGCTTTCCGATTCGCGAAATGAGCGCCGTTATTGTCTGGAATGTTTAAAGTCGCTGGCCGCCAATCATAGCCATATTCAGCGTATTGTTCTGGCGTCTGATACCAAAGAGGCCAGTCTTATCAACCATCTCTCCCCGTCGCATTTGCACGGTATTGTGATTAAATCGGAATCGGTCAAAGCGTTACAGGAGCAGTTAGGTGCGCTGTTAAGCGAAACGCGGCGGAGCAGTGACAGTATTCATAATCACTGGAACCTGCATCGTGGACGCTTACTGAGCCCGACAGAGCGCGCCATTCTGCAATTTATGTCCAGCGGATATTCAATCCCGGAGATTGCCACGCGTCTGGATCGCAATATCAAAACCATTCGCGCACATAAGTTTAACGCCATGGTTAAGTTGGGTGTTCACTCCGACATGGGATTGCTGAATGCTGCCGACATCCTGAGCCACTTCCCGATGCCGGATCGTCGTAATCCACAAAGTTTTATGCTTTATCACTCCTGAACATGACGCCAGAGGTTTCTCTGGCGCCCTGCTTAC contains:
- a CDS encoding threonine/serine exporter; translated protein: MGVITFLLALAQDMLLAAIPAVGFAMVFNVPQRALAWCALLGAIGHGSRMVMMTAGLNIEWATFIAAILVGSIGIQWSRWYLAHPKVFTVAAVIPMFPGISAYTAMISAVKISHLGYSEPQMIMLLTNFLKASSIVGALSIGLSIPGLWLYRKRPRV
- the opgB gene encoding phosphatidylglycerol--membrane-oligosaccharide glycerophosphotransferase, translated to MSELLSFALFLASVMVYAWKAGRNTWWFIATLLVLGLFVVLNITLYASDYFTGDGINDAVLYTLTNSLTGAGVSKYILPGIGIATTLVLVFGLLGWVLRRRRHHPHHLGYSLLALVLALGSVDASPAFNQITELVKSQSRDGDPDFAAWYKEPAKTIPNPKLNLVYIYGESLERTYFDNDAFPDLAPELGAIKNEGIDFSHTAQLPGTDYTIAGMVASQCGIPLFAPFEGNASASVSSFFPQNICLGDILKNSGYENYFMQGANLRFAGKDVFLKSHGFDHLYGAEELKTTVADPSYRNDWGFYDDTVLDETWKKFEALSRSGKRFSLFALTVDTHHPDGFISRTCQRKSYAIDGKPNQSFSAVGCSQEHIAALIEKIKASPYFKNTVIVVSSDHLAMKNTAWDELNKQDRSNLFFVLRGDKPQQETLAVKRNTMDNGATVLDILGGDNFIGLGRSSLSGQSLSEIFLNMKEKVLAWKPDVIRLWNFPKELKAFTVDSDKNMMAFSGSHFRLPLLLRVSDKRVEPLPESEYSAPLRYQLADFAPRDNFVWVDRCYKMGQLWSQPLALSTDWCVSQGQLGGEQSIQRVDKPQWQGKTAFKDTVISTDRYNRNVEMLKVADNDIRYKADSFVFNVAGAPEEVKQFSGISRPESWGRWSNAQLGDEVKIEYNQPLPAKFDLVITAKAFGPNANRPIPVRIGQSEQTLKLGNEVTTTTLHFDNPSRSSTLVIVPPDPQSTNEGNILGHSPRQLGIGMVEIKIVNAEG
- a CDS encoding zinc-binding alcohol dehydrogenase family protein; the encoded protein is MATMNTLVCQEPKKLIWAQRDIPVAGENEALIKIKTVGICGTDIHAWGGNQPFFNYPRVLGHEICGEVISVGENIRTLRPGQQVAVIPYVACQRCPACLSGRTNCCEAISVIGVHQDGGFCEYLAVPVTNLLLAEGIDPEAAALIEPFAISAHAVRRAAVQPGDAVLVVGAGPIGLGAAAIAHADGARVVVADTSISRREHVAGSLGLSTVDPVAADFTDQLRAHFDGALAQTVIDATGNPHAMNNSVNLIRHGGSIVFVGLFKGDLCFSDPEFHKKETTLMGSRNATAEDFAKVGRLMAEGKLSADMMLTHRYAFHELAESYEPGVINNRQLIKGVIAF
- a CDS encoding threonine/serine ThrE exporter family protein — its product is MQVDQSSQRATTRLCIQCGLFLLQHGAESTLVEELSTRLGLALGMDSVESAISSNAIVLTTIKEGHCLTSTRKNHDRGINMHVVTEVQHIVIMAEHKLLDGKDVEKRFNQIKPLRYPRWLVVLMVGLSCACFCVLNKGGWDGAAITFAASALAMYVRQVLTHRQIHPQINFCITAFVATTVSGLLLRLPGFASTPTIAMAASVLLLVPGFPLINAVADMFKGHINTGLARWAIASLLTLATCIGVVTAMTLWGLRGWA
- a CDS encoding TetR family transcriptional regulator, whose translation is MAYPDSEAGEITDESSLKDKIFLSAIALFAEYGLNGARMEQIAEKAGTTKRMVVYHYKNKENLYLLVLEYVYTQIRASERQLSLDGMPPVEALAHLVETTFDYHADHPDYIRIICMENMQRGRFMQQSSYLRQVNRSALELLEAILTRGKAKQLFNQSVDARDLHRLISSFSFHYVANSYTFTLLFEEGADEQAQREHYRKMAVQVALRYTCP
- the dnaC gene encoding DNA replication protein DnaC, with amino-acid sequence MKEFGELMKRLQKIMPANVKPAFTTGEELLAWQKEQGEIRAAALARENRAMKMQRTFNRSGIRPLHQNCSFENYKVESQGQLAALTQARQYVEEFDGNIASFIFSGKPGTGKNHLAAAICNELLLRGKSVLIITVADIMSAMKDTFSNRETSEEQLLNDLSNVDLLVIDEIGVQTESRYEKVIINQIVDRRSSSKRPTGMLTNHNIDEMTRLLGERVMDRMKLGNSLYVIFDWESYRSRVTGKEY
- a CDS encoding DUF2501 domain-containing protein, encoding MKTASLLSAVLSATLVLGSAHAASWQDSLSSAASELSKSSGSESGGLSAGTLTGLLGNSNQSLSAGTMNNAAGILEYCAKQKLASVTDTQNIKNQVLGKLGLDTQEQKEDTNFMDGIQGLLNAQNGQQLNLNTLGDSALGKKVKTKACDLVLKQGLNFLS
- a CDS encoding helix-turn-helix transcriptional regulator — encoded protein: MTPISCQHAIIISKLPVMQTGLGCIISRNLPDYEVSYCRSQEELTLLQLRRANVVIADISGDQRNPRRICEEYYSLQNHYRDIHWIFLVSRRVYPCAVELLLRPESSLLSDIEPIEGVINAIRGGSQSAERISQTLLKPELEELDESRDEVMLTHSERKVLRLLGKGWGINQIAALLKKSNKTVSAQKNSAMRRLSLRSNAEMYAWINSNKGMKELNLFSAYGEQDEWKRAPLRDLSLSSKSAQ
- the bglJ gene encoding DNA-binding transcriptional activator BglJ, giving the protein MSAVGLEHLFSSPTLKNYHPSIFSDIAQFNEALETIPFSALIYSLSDSRNERRYCLECLKSLAANHSHIQRIVLASDTKEASLINHLSPSHLHGIVIKSESVKALQEQLGALLSETRRSSDSIHNHWNLHRGRLLSPTERAILQFMSSGYSIPEIATRLDRNIKTIRAHKFNAMVKLGVHSDMGLLNAADILSHFPMPDRRNPQSFMLYHS
- a CDS encoding MarR family winged helix-turn-helix transcriptional regulator codes for the protein MKTTPTDNTAALLLDNQLCFALYSANLALNKLYRQLLAPLNLTYPQYLVMLVLWEQDDITVSDIGERLFLDSATLTPLLKRLEVAGLIVRQRSRQDERQVAVTLTEAGTDLQQQALGIPNAVGCAAQCDVDTLSVLKQQLEQLRHQLHRA
- the dnaT gene encoding primosomal protein DnaT yields the protein MSSRILTTRVTGLDALTHDPRGVLANAEGGAIAVFVDNAPAFYAITPERLAQLLETEARVARPASDVTLDTQFFEEPTSAPVAVPMGKFAMYAGWQPDPDFQRQAALWGIALTQPVTPEELAAFTAYWQAEGKVFHHIQWQQKLARSVQINRASNGGQSRRDINSFSEPDKQIPHGFRGAK
- a CDS encoding organic hydroperoxide resistance protein, with product MSLEKVVYTAKATATGGRDGRATSSDGVLDVKLGVPKEMGGAGGEATNPEQLFAAGYSACFLGAMKFVAGRDKISMPKEAFIEGEVGIGPLPTGFGIEAKLNIHLPGMDQAEAKKLVDAAHIVCPYSNATRGNIDVTLNIIA